The proteins below are encoded in one region of Streptomyces marianii:
- a CDS encoding CBS domain-containing protein has protein sequence MTTARDIMHVGATCIQESETLADAARRMSELGIGALPICGPDDRLHGIITDRDIVVKCVAKGKDPKTMTAGMLEQGKPVTIDAGADSDAVLQAMEQHRIRRLPVVENHRLVGMISEADLARRLPEERVGHFVEVVCAGK, from the coding sequence ATGACCACTGCACGGGACATCATGCACGTCGGCGCCACGTGCATCCAGGAGAGCGAGACCCTGGCGGACGCGGCACGCAGGATGAGTGAGCTGGGCATCGGAGCCCTGCCGATCTGCGGGCCGGACGACCGGCTCCACGGGATCATCACCGACCGCGACATCGTGGTGAAGTGTGTCGCCAAGGGCAAGGACCCGAAGACCATGACCGCGGGCATGCTCGAGCAGGGCAAGCCGGTGACGATCGACGCGGGGGCCGACTCGGACGCGGTCCTGCAGGCCATGGAGCAGCACAGGATCCGACGGCTGCCGGTCGTCGAGAACCACCGCCTGGTCGGAATGATCAGCGAGGCGGACCTCGCCCGCCGCCTGCCGGAGGAGCGGGTGGGGCATTTCGTCGAGGTCGTCTGCGCCGGGAAGTGA
- a CDS encoding glycoside hydrolase family 65 protein, producing the protein MAEWTWQYEGYEPAAERLRESLCTLGNGYFATRGAVPESRAGLVHYPGTYAAGCYNRLESTVAGRPVVNEDLVNLPNWLPLRFRLRSAGGEPGRWFTADTRSFLQYRHTLDLRRATLTRTFRYRDEQAGVLSVEQIRVVHMADPHLAVLRTVFTAEGWSGEIEVESAIDGDVVNANVHRYRSLNRSHLAHVQTGVEESETVWLRCRTNSSDVGVAMAARTVVHGPEPISSRLRPARHRAVRRLVIPIAPGVPVVVDKTVALHTSRDPAIGDPLEAAVDRASTAGDFPALMESHVTAWAQLWRHADVQVPGRAGRVLRLHLFHVLQTVSPHTADLDVGVPARGLHGEAYRGHVFWDELFVLPYLNLHFPDVSRALLNYRYRRLPQACRAAREAGRAGAMYPWQSGSDGREEAPRLHLNPRSGRWLPDRTRLQHHVGSAVAYNVWRYCEATGDTEFLHTKGAEMLLHIARFWAGTAALDPASGRYRIRGVVGPDEYHDGYPGADRPGLDDNAYTNVTAAWVLGRTVDLVRRLPEWRRRELLERVELDADELPRWDEVSRLLTVPHHRGVISQFDGYGDLDELDWDVYRERYDDIRRLDRILEAEGDDVNRYQASKQADVLMLGYLFSPAELRQLFGRLGYGLDDELWCRTVDYYLRRTSHGSTLSGLVHGWVLARVRRADAWKYCREALEADVADIQGGTTGEGIHLGAMAGTLDLVQRGLTGLETREEALWLDPVPLPALSEYGFSLRYRGHWGVGVRLRRGQLRIVVPESEESPIRVVLTDRAVTVAPGESCTLVLPPG; encoded by the coding sequence ATGGCGGAGTGGACCTGGCAGTACGAGGGCTACGAACCCGCGGCCGAACGGCTGCGTGAATCGCTCTGCACACTGGGCAACGGCTACTTCGCCACCCGGGGGGCCGTCCCCGAGAGCAGGGCGGGCCTGGTGCACTATCCGGGGACCTACGCGGCCGGATGCTACAACCGCCTGGAGTCCACCGTGGCCGGGCGGCCGGTGGTGAACGAGGACCTGGTCAACCTCCCGAACTGGCTGCCGCTGAGGTTCCGCCTCCGCTCCGCCGGAGGAGAGCCGGGCCGGTGGTTCACCGCGGACACCCGTTCCTTCCTGCAGTACCGGCACACCCTCGACCTGCGACGTGCCACGCTCACCCGGACCTTCCGCTACCGGGACGAGCAGGCCGGCGTGCTGAGCGTGGAGCAGATCCGCGTGGTGCACATGGCAGACCCCCATCTGGCAGTGCTGCGCACCGTTTTCACCGCCGAGGGCTGGTCGGGAGAGATCGAGGTGGAGTCGGCGATCGACGGCGATGTGGTCAACGCCAATGTGCACCGGTACCGGTCCCTCAACCGGAGCCACCTGGCGCATGTGCAGACCGGTGTGGAGGAGTCCGAAACCGTGTGGCTGCGCTGCCGCACCAACAGCTCCGACGTCGGTGTCGCCATGGCGGCCCGGACGGTCGTCCACGGTCCGGAGCCGATTTCGTCGCGGCTCCGTCCCGCTCGGCACCGAGCCGTCCGCCGTCTCGTGATACCCATCGCTCCCGGCGTTCCCGTCGTCGTGGACAAGACCGTGGCGCTGCACACCTCACGCGACCCGGCGATCGGCGATCCGCTCGAGGCGGCGGTCGACCGGGCGTCCACAGCAGGGGACTTCCCCGCCCTGATGGAATCCCACGTCACCGCGTGGGCCCAGCTGTGGCGGCACGCCGACGTCCAGGTGCCCGGCCGGGCCGGCCGCGTCCTGCGCCTGCACCTCTTCCACGTCCTGCAGACGGTGTCGCCGCACACCGCGGACCTCGACGTGGGCGTGCCGGCCCGGGGACTGCACGGTGAGGCCTACCGCGGGCACGTCTTCTGGGACGAGCTGTTCGTGCTGCCGTACCTCAACCTGCACTTCCCGGACGTGTCCCGCGCGCTGCTGAACTACCGGTACCGGCGCCTTCCGCAGGCGTGCCGCGCCGCCCGGGAGGCAGGGCGGGCCGGGGCGATGTACCCGTGGCAGAGCGGCAGCGACGGCCGTGAGGAGGCCCCACGGCTGCATCTCAACCCCCGCTCGGGCCGGTGGCTGCCGGACCGCACCCGGCTCCAGCACCACGTCGGCTCGGCGGTCGCGTACAACGTCTGGCGGTACTGCGAGGCCACGGGCGACACGGAGTTCCTGCACACCAAGGGAGCGGAGATGCTGTTGCACATCGCCCGCTTCTGGGCGGGCACCGCCGCCCTCGACCCCGCGTCGGGCCGCTACCGCATCCGCGGGGTCGTCGGCCCCGACGAGTACCACGATGGCTACCCGGGCGCCGACCGGCCCGGACTGGACGACAACGCGTACACCAACGTCACCGCGGCGTGGGTGCTCGGCCGCACCGTGGACCTCGTGCGGCGCCTTCCGGAATGGCGTCGCCGGGAACTCCTGGAACGCGTGGAGCTGGACGCCGACGAACTCCCCAGGTGGGACGAGGTGTCCCGGCTGCTGACGGTGCCCCACCACCGCGGCGTCATCAGCCAGTTCGACGGGTACGGGGACCTCGACGAGCTGGACTGGGACGTCTACCGGGAGCGGTACGACGACATCCGGCGCCTCGACCGGATACTCGAGGCCGAGGGGGACGACGTCAACCGCTACCAGGCATCCAAGCAGGCCGACGTCCTGATGCTCGGCTACCTCTTCTCGCCGGCCGAGCTGCGGCAGCTCTTCGGCCGTCTCGGCTACGGCCTCGACGACGAGCTCTGGTGCAGGACGGTCGACTACTACCTCCGGCGCACCAGCCACGGCTCCACGCTCAGCGGTCTCGTCCACGGCTGGGTCCTGGCCCGGGTCAGACGGGCCGACGCGTGGAAGTACTGCCGGGAGGCCCTGGAGGCGGACGTCGCAGACATCCAGGGCGGCACCACCGGCGAAGGCATCCACCTCGGCGCCATGGCCGGAACCCTCGACCTGGTCCAGCGCGGCCTGACCGGACTGGAGACCCGCGAGGAGGCGCTGTGGCTGGACCCGGTGCCTCTTCCCGCGCTGTCCGAGTACGGATTCTCGCTGCGGTACCGCGGCCACTGGGGCGTCGGCGTACGGCTGCGACGGGGGCAGTTGCGGATCGTCGTACCGGAATCGGAGGAATCGCCGATCCGGGTGGTGCTGACCGACAGGGCCGTCACCGTCGCGCCGGGGGAGAGCTGCACACTCGTGCTGCCGCCGGGTTGA
- a CDS encoding fasciclin domain-containing protein — translation MRFTATRMAQAAIAPAVAVPLALGAFAPHTYAQAPTPAPTGTFGPDCSELPRSGEGSVAAMAEQKVADAAAGSRQLAQLAAALTKAGLGDTLNQAKDITLFAPTNHAFNSLTQAQRDSLLNDPEQLKKVLTYHVVDADVTPSELPNGSFKTLEGSQLTTSGSGTSFKVNNTADIVCGNIPTANATVYLIDGLLTPPG, via the coding sequence ATGAGGTTCACGGCAACTCGTATGGCACAGGCCGCCATCGCCCCGGCGGTCGCCGTCCCGCTCGCGCTCGGCGCGTTCGCCCCGCACACCTACGCGCAGGCGCCGACTCCCGCTCCGACGGGCACGTTCGGGCCCGACTGCTCGGAACTGCCCCGGAGCGGGGAAGGCAGTGTCGCGGCCATGGCCGAACAGAAGGTGGCGGACGCCGCGGCCGGAAGCCGCCAGCTGGCACAGCTGGCGGCGGCGTTGACGAAGGCCGGACTGGGCGACACCCTCAACCAGGCGAAGGACATCACCCTCTTCGCGCCCACGAACCACGCCTTCAACAGCCTGACCCAGGCACAGCGCGACTCCCTGCTGAACGACCCGGAGCAGTTGAAGAAGGTACTGACCTACCACGTCGTGGACGCCGACGTCACCCCGAGCGAGCTGCCGAACGGCTCGTTCAAGACGCTGGAGGGCTCGCAGCTCACCACCTCCGGCTCGGGTACCTCGTTCAAGGTCAACAACACGGCGGACATCGTCTGCGGCAACATCCCCACCGCCAACGCCACCGTCTACCTCATCGACGGGCTCCTCACCCCGCCCGGCTGA
- a CDS encoding universal stress protein: MELPLVVGVDGSDSSLQAVDWAVDGAARHGLPLRLVYASLWERYEGRRPSFGTDRPAEEVMGEHIVASAAERARLRDPEVKVSGEVLPDDAVSALLREGHDASALVTGSRGRSELGGLLLGSVGLTVAARATCPVVVVRGSERNRQGAFGRVVVGVGEAAEDVGAVRFALREAEARGCVLEAVRAWRSPAHDHADHPLLADDDGRTYEERASAILDEALRDLVRGRVEVEARAAEGPAHKVLLSASAGADLLVVGALRPHGHFGLQLGRVAHALLHHSECPVAVVPERT; encoded by the coding sequence ATGGAACTCCCGCTGGTCGTGGGCGTGGACGGATCGGACTCCAGCCTGCAGGCGGTCGACTGGGCCGTCGACGGAGCGGCACGGCACGGGCTCCCCCTGCGCCTGGTCTACGCCTCCCTGTGGGAGCGCTACGAGGGCAGGCGGCCGTCCTTCGGCACCGATCGTCCGGCCGAGGAGGTCATGGGGGAGCACATCGTCGCGTCCGCCGCGGAGCGCGCCCGGCTGCGCGACCCCGAGGTGAAGGTGTCCGGCGAGGTACTGCCCGACGATGCCGTGTCCGCGCTGCTGCGCGAGGGGCACGACGCCTCCGCCCTGGTCACGGGATCCCGAGGTCGCAGTGAACTCGGCGGGCTGCTGCTGGGATCGGTCGGCCTCACGGTGGCGGCCCGCGCGACGTGCCCGGTCGTCGTGGTGCGGGGTTCCGAGCGGAACCGGCAGGGGGCCTTCGGACGGGTGGTGGTCGGTGTGGGCGAAGCGGCCGAGGACGTCGGAGCCGTACGCTTCGCCCTCCGCGAGGCCGAGGCCCGCGGCTGCGTTCTGGAGGCCGTGCGGGCATGGCGGAGCCCCGCGCACGACCACGCGGACCATCCTCTCCTCGCGGACGACGACGGCCGCACGTACGAGGAGCGGGCTTCGGCGATCCTGGACGAAGCACTGCGCGATCTCGTCCGGGGCCGGGTCGAGGTGGAAGCCCGAGCGGCCGAGGGGCCCGCCCACAAGGTCCTGCTGAGCGCATCGGCCGGCGCCGACCTCCTGGTCGTCGGCGCCCTGAGACCGCACGGCCACTTCGGTCTGCAGCTCGGCAGGGTCGCCCACGCCCTGCTCCACCACTCCGAGTGCCCGGTCGCCGTCGTCCCCGAGCGCACCTGA